One window of the Streptomyces sp. ITFR-21 genome contains the following:
- a CDS encoding ABC transporter ATP-binding protein, with product MPTVVVDDLHVVYRIYGAGTGRGNATAALARLVLRRGSPNVHTVHAVRGVSFTAYRGEAIGIIGSNGSGKSTLLKAIAGLLPADRGKVYTEGQPSLLGVNAALMNDLTGATNIVLGGLAMGMTREEVRERYRSIVEFSGINEKGDFISLPMRTYSSGMAARLRFSIAAAKNHDVLMIDEALATGDRAFQRRSEDRIRELRKEAGTVFLVSHNNKSIRDTCDRVLWIEHGRLLMDGPTDEVVQAYEDHGGK from the coding sequence GTGCCGACCGTCGTCGTGGACGATCTGCACGTCGTCTACCGGATCTACGGCGCCGGCACCGGCCGGGGCAACGCCACCGCCGCCCTGGCCCGGCTGGTGCTGCGCCGCGGCTCGCCGAACGTCCACACCGTGCACGCGGTGCGCGGGGTCAGCTTCACCGCCTACCGCGGCGAGGCGATCGGCATTATCGGCTCCAACGGCTCGGGGAAGTCGACGCTGCTCAAGGCCATCGCCGGGCTGCTGCCGGCCGACCGCGGCAAGGTCTACACCGAGGGCCAGCCCTCGCTGCTGGGTGTCAACGCGGCCCTGATGAACGACCTGACCGGCGCCACCAACATCGTCCTCGGCGGTCTGGCCATGGGTATGACGCGCGAGGAGGTCAGAGAGCGCTACCGGAGCATCGTGGAGTTCTCCGGCATCAACGAGAAGGGCGACTTCATCTCGCTGCCGATGCGTACGTACTCCTCCGGTATGGCCGCCCGGCTGCGCTTCTCCATCGCCGCGGCGAAGAACCACGACGTGCTGATGATCGACGAGGCGCTGGCCACCGGCGACCGCGCGTTCCAGCGGCGCTCGGAGGACCGGATCCGCGAGCTGCGCAAGGAGGCCGGCACGGTCTTCCTGGTGAGCCACAACAACAAGTCGATCCGCGACACCTGCGACCGGGTGCTGTGGATCGAGCACGGCCGGCTGCTGATGGACGGCCCGACGGACGAGGTCGTCCAGGCGTACGAGGACCACGGCGGCAAGTGA
- the pheT gene encoding phenylalanine--tRNA ligase subunit beta, with the protein MRVPLSWLREYVDLPAGTTGRDVQAKLISAGLEVETVEQLGAGIKGPLVVGEVLTIEELEGFKKPIRFCTVDLGAAGGAAPQEIVCGARNFSVGDKVVVVMPGGVLPGGFEISARKTYGRTSHGMICSARELGMGDDHDGIVVLPPEHESGTDAIGLLELVDEVLDIAVTPDRGYALSLRGVARETAIAYGLPLSDPALIDVPAPNDTGHPVRIADPAACDRFTARTVTGVNADAASPLWLQRRLQKVGMRPISLAVDITNYVMMEIGQPLHAYDRTRLDGPIGVRRAEPGEKLTTLDGVDRVLDAEDLVITDDRGPIGLAGVMGGAHTEIADAGTDAGTTEIVIEAAHFAQVPVARTSRRHKLSSEASRRFERGTDPEVTSAAAQRAVDLLVLLAGGTAEPGVTEVAAPTPPRTVAMPANHPDRVAGTEYGRERVVRRLLQVGCEVVGADELTVTVPSWRPDLRFPNDLAEEVIRLEGYENLPSTLPRPRSGTGLTRSQLLRRRVGRALAGAGYVEAPSYPFIGAEIFDQLGLAEDDERRRTVRLANPLYDTEPFLRTTLLPGLLATLRRNLGRGAHDLALFETGLVFRPRARAAVPPRLPVDRRPTPQEIAELEAALPDQPRRVGAVLAGAREQAGWWGGGHPATWADAVEAARTVAREAGARLEVRQDRYAPFHPGRCAVLLAVGADGARTAVGHAGELHPRVVKALGLPERTSAVELDLDLLDRAGGAPATGPRVSAFPVATQDVALVVETGVPAADVEEALREGAGPLLESLRLFDIFTGPQIGEGRKSLAYALRFRAPDRTLTAEEATTARDAAVATATERTGATLRGA; encoded by the coding sequence ATGCGGGTCCCGCTTTCTTGGCTGCGGGAGTACGTCGACCTGCCCGCCGGTACGACCGGCCGCGACGTCCAGGCCAAACTCATTTCCGCCGGCCTGGAGGTCGAGACCGTCGAGCAGCTCGGCGCCGGCATCAAGGGCCCGCTGGTCGTCGGCGAGGTGCTGACCATCGAGGAGCTGGAGGGCTTCAAGAAGCCGATCCGCTTCTGCACCGTCGACCTCGGCGCGGCCGGAGGCGCCGCCCCGCAGGAGATCGTCTGCGGCGCCCGCAACTTCTCGGTCGGCGACAAGGTCGTGGTGGTCATGCCGGGCGGCGTGCTGCCCGGCGGCTTCGAGATCTCGGCCCGCAAGACCTACGGCCGCACCTCGCACGGCATGATCTGCTCCGCCCGGGAACTGGGGATGGGCGACGACCACGACGGCATCGTCGTACTGCCCCCGGAGCACGAGTCCGGCACCGACGCGATCGGCCTGCTGGAACTCGTCGACGAGGTGCTCGACATCGCGGTCACCCCGGACCGCGGCTACGCCCTGTCGCTGCGCGGGGTGGCCCGCGAGACCGCCATCGCCTACGGGCTGCCGCTGAGCGACCCGGCGCTGATCGACGTGCCCGCGCCCAACGACACGGGCCACCCGGTCAGGATCGCCGACCCGGCCGCCTGCGACCGCTTCACCGCCCGTACCGTGACCGGCGTCAACGCCGACGCCGCCTCCCCGCTCTGGCTCCAGCGGCGCCTGCAGAAGGTCGGCATGCGCCCGATCTCGCTCGCCGTGGACATCACCAACTACGTGATGATGGAGATCGGCCAGCCGCTGCACGCCTACGACCGGACCCGGCTCGACGGTCCGATCGGGGTTCGCCGCGCCGAGCCCGGCGAGAAGCTCACCACCCTCGACGGCGTCGACCGGGTGCTGGACGCCGAGGACCTGGTCATCACCGACGACCGCGGCCCGATCGGCCTGGCCGGGGTGATGGGCGGCGCCCACACCGAGATCGCCGACGCCGGCACGGACGCGGGCACCACCGAGATCGTCATCGAGGCCGCGCACTTCGCCCAGGTGCCCGTCGCGCGCACCTCCCGCCGCCACAAGCTGTCCTCCGAGGCGTCCCGCCGGTTCGAGCGCGGCACCGACCCCGAGGTCACCTCGGCCGCCGCCCAGCGGGCCGTCGACCTGCTGGTGCTGCTGGCCGGCGGCACCGCGGAGCCCGGCGTCACCGAGGTGGCCGCGCCGACCCCGCCGCGTACCGTGGCGATGCCCGCGAACCACCCGGACCGGGTGGCCGGCACCGAGTACGGCCGCGAGCGGGTGGTACGGCGGCTGCTGCAGGTCGGCTGCGAGGTCGTCGGCGCCGACGAGCTGACCGTCACCGTCCCCAGCTGGCGGCCCGACCTGAGGTTCCCCAACGACCTCGCCGAAGAGGTCATCCGGCTGGAGGGCTACGAGAACCTGCCCTCGACGCTGCCCCGGCCGCGCTCCGGCACCGGTCTGACCCGCTCCCAGCTGCTGCGCCGCCGGGTCGGCCGGGCACTGGCCGGTGCCGGCTACGTCGAGGCGCCCAGCTACCCTTTCATCGGCGCGGAGATCTTCGACCAGCTCGGCCTCGCCGAGGACGACGAGCGGCGCCGTACCGTACGGCTGGCCAACCCGCTGTATGACACCGAGCCGTTCCTGCGGACGACCCTGCTGCCCGGACTGCTGGCCACGCTGCGCCGCAACCTCGGGCGGGGCGCGCACGACCTGGCACTGTTCGAGACCGGCCTGGTCTTCCGGCCCAGGGCGCGGGCCGCGGTGCCGCCGCGGCTCCCGGTCGACCGGCGGCCGACCCCGCAGGAGATCGCCGAGCTGGAGGCCGCTCTGCCCGACCAGCCGCGCCGGGTCGGCGCGGTGCTGGCCGGCGCGCGGGAGCAGGCCGGCTGGTGGGGCGGCGGCCACCCGGCGACCTGGGCCGACGCCGTCGAGGCGGCACGGACGGTGGCCCGGGAGGCCGGCGCGAGGCTGGAGGTCCGGCAGGACCGGTACGCGCCCTTCCATCCCGGCCGGTGCGCGGTCCTGCTGGCGGTCGGCGCGGACGGCGCGCGGACCGCGGTCGGCCACGCCGGCGAGCTGCACCCGCGGGTCGTCAAAGCGCTCGGCCTGCCCGAGCGGACCTCCGCGGTGGAGCTGGACCTGGACCTCCTGGACCGCGCGGGCGGCGCGCCCGCCACCGGGCCCCGGGTCTCCGCCTTCCCGGTCGCCACCCAGGACGTCGCCCTGGTCGTCGAAACGGGTGTCCCGGCCGCCGACGTCGAGGAGGCGCTGCGCGAGGGCGCCGGGCCGCTGCTCGAATCGCTGCGCCTCTTCGACATCTTCACCGGCCCGCAGATCGGCGAGGGCCGTAAGTCCCTCGCCTACGCGCTCCGCTTCCGCGCCCCCGACCGCACCCTGACCGCCGAAGAGGCCACCACCGCCCGCGACGCCGCGGTCGCCACGGCCACCGAACGCACCGGAGCCACCCTCCGCGGCGCCTGA
- the pheS gene encoding phenylalanine--tRNA ligase subunit alpha: protein MSAPNKSYDPVEVEALQPEQIERIRDQALAAIAAAADLDALALAKTAHTGGTSPLALANREIGALPPQAKAEAGKRVGQARGAVNQALAARQAELEADRDARVLVEEAVDVTLPYDRVPAGARHPLTTLSDRIEDIFVAMGYEVAEGPEVEAEWLNFDALNFPPDHPARETQDTFFVQGADGREESGVVLRTHTSPVQIRALLERELPVYVIAPGRVYRSDELDATHTPVFAQVELLAVDEGLTMADLKGTLDHMVVSLFGEGMTTRLRPNHFPFTEPSAEMDMLCYVCRGDSVGNPDRPCRTCSSEGWIELGGCGIVNPQVLIACGVDPRRYSGFAFGFGIERMMMFRHNVEDMRDIVEGDVRFTLPFGMEI from the coding sequence ATGTCGGCACCGAACAAGTCGTACGACCCTGTCGAGGTCGAGGCGTTGCAGCCCGAGCAGATCGAGCGGATCCGCGACCAGGCGCTCGCCGCGATCGCCGCCGCCGCCGATCTGGACGCCCTCGCGCTCGCCAAGACCGCGCACACCGGCGGCACCTCGCCACTGGCGCTGGCCAACCGCGAGATCGGCGCCCTGCCGCCGCAGGCCAAGGCCGAGGCCGGCAAGAGGGTCGGCCAGGCCCGCGGCGCGGTCAACCAGGCGCTAGCCGCCCGCCAGGCCGAACTGGAGGCCGACCGCGACGCCCGGGTACTGGTCGAGGAAGCCGTCGACGTCACGCTGCCGTACGACCGGGTGCCGGCCGGCGCCCGCCACCCGCTGACCACGCTCTCCGACCGGATCGAGGACATCTTCGTGGCCATGGGCTACGAGGTCGCCGAGGGTCCCGAGGTCGAAGCCGAGTGGCTCAACTTCGACGCGCTGAACTTCCCGCCCGACCACCCGGCCCGCGAGACCCAGGACACCTTCTTCGTCCAGGGCGCCGACGGGCGGGAGGAGTCCGGCGTGGTGCTGCGCACCCACACCTCCCCGGTGCAGATCCGCGCCCTGCTGGAGCGCGAGCTGCCGGTCTACGTCATCGCCCCCGGCCGGGTCTACCGCTCCGACGAGCTGGACGCCACCCACACCCCGGTCTTCGCGCAGGTGGAACTGCTCGCCGTGGACGAGGGCCTGACCATGGCCGACCTCAAGGGCACCCTGGACCACATGGTCGTGTCCCTCTTCGGCGAGGGCATGACGACCCGGCTGCGGCCCAACCACTTCCCGTTCACCGAGCCGTCCGCCGAGATGGACATGCTCTGCTACGTGTGCCGCGGCGACTCCGTCGGCAACCCCGACCGCCCCTGCCGCACCTGTTCCTCCGAGGGCTGGATCGAGCTGGGCGGCTGCGGCATCGTCAACCCCCAGGTGCTGATCGCCTGCGGGGTGGACCCCCGGAGGTACAGCGGTTTCGCCTTCGGCTTCGGCATCGAGCGGATGATGATGTTCCGCCACAACGTCGAGGACATGCGAGACATCGTCGAGGGTGACGTGCGCTTCACCCTTCCGTTCGGGATGGAGATCTGA
- a CDS encoding sensor histidine kinase translates to MDVMPQNGVRGTPAGRPGGRRTTEHRSGGPGGEQQPPYTVAVEPFGPAFDSLGIDPDDLPDGLVVADEQRRVICFNAAAARITALCPADVLGLPVEQALPLEDLEGRRWWQLTEPYGGLAIRTGQPERNLLLPGGREVLVVARFVRSHPGGPVRRLVVTLRGTEARRRTERSHAELIATVAHELRSPLTSVKGFTATLLAKWERFTEDQKKVMLETVDADANRVTRLIAELLDISRIDSGRLEVRRQPVDIAAAVQRHVDAHVAAGQPPDRFHLRVRGPLPALWADPDKVDQILGNLLENAVRHGEGTVTIEVAPAAPAGGDRTTEGTAVTVSDEGPGIPEESMGRVFTRFWRGSKRGGTGLGLYIVKGIVEAHGGTIAVGRAPGGGAEFRFTLPVGAPAFLA, encoded by the coding sequence ATGGACGTGATGCCGCAGAACGGCGTCCGCGGCACGCCGGCCGGCAGGCCGGGGGGCCGCCGAACGACCGAGCACCGCTCCGGCGGCCCCGGCGGCGAACAGCAGCCCCCGTACACCGTCGCGGTCGAGCCCTTCGGCCCCGCGTTCGACTCTCTCGGCATCGACCCCGACGACCTGCCCGACGGCCTGGTCGTCGCCGACGAGCAGCGCCGGGTGATCTGCTTCAACGCCGCCGCCGCCCGGATCACCGCGCTGTGTCCCGCCGACGTCCTGGGGCTGCCGGTCGAGCAGGCGCTGCCACTGGAGGACCTCGAAGGCCGCCGCTGGTGGCAGCTCACCGAACCGTACGGCGGCCTGGCCATCCGCACCGGCCAGCCCGAGCGCAACCTGCTGCTGCCCGGCGGACGCGAGGTGCTGGTCGTCGCCCGCTTCGTGCGCAGCCACCCCGGCGGCCCGGTCCGCCGGCTGGTGGTCACCCTGCGCGGCACCGAGGCCCGGCGCCGTACCGAGCGCAGCCACGCCGAACTCATCGCCACCGTCGCCCACGAACTGCGCTCGCCGCTCACCTCGGTGAAAGGCTTCACCGCGACCCTGCTCGCCAAGTGGGAACGCTTCACCGAGGACCAGAAGAAGGTCATGCTGGAGACGGTCGACGCCGACGCCAACCGCGTCACCCGGCTGATCGCCGAACTGCTCGACATCTCCCGGATCGACTCCGGCCGCCTGGAGGTGCGCCGCCAGCCGGTGGACATCGCCGCCGCCGTTCAGCGCCACGTGGACGCCCACGTCGCCGCCGGCCAGCCGCCCGACCGCTTCCACCTGCGGGTCCGCGGACCGCTGCCGGCGCTGTGGGCCGACCCCGACAAAGTGGACCAGATTCTCGGCAACCTGCTGGAAAACGCGGTGCGCCACGGCGAGGGAACCGTCACCATCGAGGTGGCGCCCGCCGCACCCGCGGGTGGCGACCGTACGACGGAAGGCACGGCGGTCACCGTGAGCGACGAAGGGCCCGGCATCCCCGAGGAGTCCATGGGCCGCGTCTTCACCCGCTTCTGGCGGGGCAGCAAGCGCGGCGGCACCGGTCTTGGCCTGTACATCGTCAAGGGCATCGTCGAGGCGCACGGCGGCACCATCGCGGTCGGCCGGGCGCCCGGCGGCGGCGCCGAGTTCCGGTTCACCCTCCCCGTCGGGGCCCCCGCGTTCCTGGCCTGA
- a CDS encoding TrmH family RNA methyltransferase — translation MATPELTSLRSARVTAAHRLGKRGFRGKERRFLAEGPQAVREAVAHPGGPAGRTLIELYATPEAAERHADIVAAALAAGAPVLTATPEVVAEISDTVTPQGLVGVCRFLDSPFAEVLAARPRLVAVLASVRDPGNAGTVLRCADAAGAEAVVLTDASVDLYNPKAVRASAGSLFHLPVAIGVPAVEAIGALRAAGVRVLAADGAGSRDLDDELDAGAMGGPTAWVFGNEAWGLPEETRELADAVVRVPIHGRAESLNLATAAAVCLYASARAQRAPGGCRSVAST, via the coding sequence ATGGCCACCCCCGAGCTGACCTCCCTGCGCTCGGCGCGGGTCACCGCCGCGCACCGGCTGGGCAAGCGCGGCTTCCGCGGCAAGGAGCGCCGCTTCCTGGCCGAGGGGCCGCAGGCGGTACGGGAAGCCGTCGCGCACCCCGGCGGCCCGGCAGGGCGCACCCTCATCGAGCTCTACGCCACCCCCGAGGCGGCCGAGCGGCACGCCGACATCGTGGCGGCGGCGCTCGCGGCCGGGGCGCCGGTACTGACCGCGACCCCCGAGGTCGTCGCGGAGATCTCCGACACCGTGACCCCGCAGGGCCTGGTCGGCGTCTGCCGCTTCCTGGACTCGCCGTTCGCCGAGGTGCTGGCCGCCCGGCCCCGACTGGTCGCCGTACTCGCGTCCGTCCGCGACCCCGGCAACGCCGGCACCGTACTGCGCTGCGCCGACGCGGCCGGCGCCGAGGCGGTGGTGCTCACCGACGCCTCGGTGGACCTCTACAACCCCAAGGCGGTACGCGCCTCCGCCGGCAGCCTCTTCCACCTGCCGGTCGCGATCGGTGTGCCGGCCGTCGAGGCGATCGGGGCGCTGCGCGCCGCTGGCGTCCGGGTACTGGCCGCCGACGGCGCGGGCAGCCGCGATCTGGACGACGAACTCGACGCCGGCGCCATGGGCGGCCCCACCGCCTGGGTGTTCGGGAACGAGGCGTGGGGCCTGCCCGAGGAGACCAGGGAGCTCGCCGACGCGGTCGTGCGCGTGCCCATCCACGGGCGCGCGGAGAGCCTCAACCTCGCCACCGCCGCCGCCGTGTGCCTGTACGCCTCCGCACGCGCCCAGCGCGCTCCCGGAGGGTGCCGCAGCGTCGCGTCGACCTAG
- the rplT gene encoding 50S ribosomal protein L20, whose product MARVKRAVNAQKKRRAILEQASGYRGQRSRLYRKAKEQVTHSLVYNYNDRKKRKGDFRQLWIQRINAAARANGITYNRFIQGLKAANVEVDRKILAELAVNDANAFATLVEVAQKALPSDVNAPKAA is encoded by the coding sequence GTGGCACGCGTCAAGCGGGCAGTCAACGCCCAGAAGAAGCGCCGGGCGATCCTTGAGCAGGCCAGCGGCTACCGCGGCCAGCGGTCGCGCCTGTACCGCAAGGCCAAGGAGCAGGTCACCCACTCCCTGGTCTACAACTACAACGACCGCAAGAAGCGCAAGGGCGACTTCCGCCAGCTGTGGATCCAGCGCATCAACGCCGCTGCCCGCGCCAACGGCATCACCTACAACCGCTTCATCCAGGGCCTCAAGGCCGCCAACGTCGAGGTCGACCGCAAGATCCTCGCGGAGCTGGCCGTCAACGACGCAAACGCGTTCGCGACGCTGGTCGAGGTCGCGCAGAAGGCGCTGCCGTCCGACGTCAACGCGCCGAAGGCCGCGTGA
- the rpmI gene encoding 50S ribosomal protein L35: protein MPKNKTHSGASKRFKITGSGKVLRERAGKRHMLEHKPSSKTRALTGTVEVAKSDAKKIKKLLGK, encoded by the coding sequence ATGCCGAAGAACAAGACGCACAGCGGCGCGAGCAAGCGCTTCAAGATCACCGGCTCGGGCAAGGTGCTGCGCGAGCGTGCGGGCAAGCGCCACATGCTCGAACACAAGCCGTCCAGCAAGACGCGCGCCCTGACCGGCACGGTCGAGGTGGCCAAGTCGGACGCCAAGAAGATCAAGAAGCTTCTCGGCAAGTGA
- the infC gene encoding translation initiation factor IF-3, producing the protein MSAEPRINDRIRVPEVRLVGPSGEQVGIVPLAKALELAQEYDLDLVEVAANARPPVCKLMDYGKFKYESAMKAREARKNQAHTVIKEMKLRPKIDPHDYDTKKGHVVRFLKQGDKVKITIMFRGREQSRPELGYRLLQRLAEDVQELGFIESNPKQDGRNMIMVLGPHKKKTEAMAEAREAQAARKAGRQGDGDAADEIADDDAGVEDTEQVSAGHEVG; encoded by the coding sequence ATCAGCGCCGAGCCCCGCATCAACGACCGGATTCGCGTTCCCGAGGTGCGACTTGTCGGTCCCAGTGGTGAGCAGGTGGGCATTGTGCCGCTTGCCAAGGCCCTGGAGCTTGCGCAGGAGTACGACCTCGACCTGGTCGAGGTCGCGGCGAACGCCCGTCCGCCCGTGTGCAAGCTCATGGACTACGGGAAGTTCAAGTACGAGTCGGCCATGAAGGCCCGTGAGGCGCGCAAGAACCAGGCGCACACGGTCATCAAGGAGATGAAGCTCCGGCCGAAGATCGACCCGCACGACTACGACACCAAAAAGGGTCACGTCGTCCGGTTCCTCAAGCAGGGCGACAAGGTCAAGATCACGATCATGTTCCGCGGCCGTGAGCAGTCCCGGCCGGAGCTGGGCTACCGGCTGCTGCAGCGGCTCGCGGAGGACGTCCAGGAGCTCGGCTTCATCGAGTCGAACCCCAAGCAGGACGGCCGCAACATGATCATGGTCCTCGGTCCGCACAAGAAGAAGACCGAGGCGATGGCCGAGGCCCGCGAGGCCCAGGCCGCCCGCAAGGCAGGCCGCCAGGGTGACGGCGACGCCGCGGACGAGATCGCGGACGACGACGCCGGGGTCGAGGACACCGAGCAGGTGTCGGCCGGCCACGAGGTCGGCTGA
- a CDS encoding DUF1844 domain-containing protein produces MSDAPSATGAPGFDDLTRDIADVPAVEVITTVAVHLMSAAAVNLGLAEDGERHKDLDEARKLIQALAGLITASATEIGSYHAAPLRDGLKSLQLAFREASLVPDEPGQGPGEKFTGPVYG; encoded by the coding sequence ATGAGTGACGCACCCTCCGCCACCGGCGCCCCCGGTTTCGACGACCTGACCCGCGACATCGCCGACGTACCGGCCGTCGAGGTGATCACCACCGTGGCCGTGCACCTGATGAGCGCGGCGGCGGTCAACCTGGGCCTGGCCGAGGACGGCGAACGGCACAAGGACCTCGACGAGGCCCGCAAGCTCATCCAGGCGCTGGCCGGGCTGATCACCGCGAGCGCCACCGAGATCGGCTCCTACCACGCGGCACCGCTGCGGGACGGGCTGAAGTCCCTCCAGTTGGCCTTCCGGGAGGCGTCGCTGGTGCCGGACGAGCCGGGGCAGGGTCCCGGCGAGAAGTTCACCGGCCCGGTCTACGGCTGA
- a CDS encoding aquaporin — translation MEIPEAPTRGQRFGGLGEVDPQTAFCEFLGTLLLVFFAVGAAVLSGQFIGALGIALAFGLTLLTLVYTFGPISGCHLNPAVTLGMLLARRIDVRAAVTYWVAQIAGGIVGAALLLLVAKQVPGLRTHGAFGTNGYGTRSAIGVSIFGAFVAEVILTFLLVFVYLAVARRVAVVGFGSLPVGIALVVVELIGIPLTGASVNPVRSLAPAVFAGSPALTQVWLFLVAPLVGGALAAAVYEAAQPVLAAARGARTAATEAEATARADDGE, via the coding sequence ATGGAGATCCCGGAAGCCCCGACGCGCGGGCAGCGGTTCGGCGGGCTCGGCGAGGTCGATCCGCAGACCGCGTTCTGCGAGTTCCTCGGCACTCTCCTGCTGGTCTTCTTCGCCGTCGGCGCGGCCGTGCTGTCCGGCCAGTTCATCGGCGCCCTGGGCATCGCGCTGGCCTTCGGTCTCACCCTTCTGACGCTGGTCTATACCTTCGGCCCGATCTCCGGCTGTCACCTCAACCCGGCCGTGACCCTCGGCATGCTGCTCGCCCGGCGGATCGACGTGCGCGCCGCCGTCACGTACTGGGTCGCCCAGATCGCCGGCGGGATCGTCGGCGCCGCGCTGCTGCTGCTGGTCGCCAAGCAGGTGCCGGGGCTGCGGACCCACGGGGCGTTCGGCACCAACGGGTACGGGACCCGGTCGGCGATCGGCGTCAGCATCTTCGGTGCCTTCGTCGCCGAGGTGATCCTGACGTTCCTGCTGGTCTTCGTCTACCTCGCGGTCGCCCGCCGGGTCGCGGTGGTCGGCTTCGGCAGCCTGCCCGTCGGCATCGCGCTGGTCGTGGTCGAACTGATCGGCATCCCGCTCACCGGGGCCTCGGTGAACCCGGTCCGCAGCCTGGCGCCGGCCGTTTTCGCGGGCAGCCCGGCGCTGACCCAGGTCTGGCTGTTCCTGGTGGCCCCGCTGGTGGGCGGCGCGCTCGCCGCAGCCGTGTACGAGGCCGCCCAGCCGGTGCTCGCCGCCGCCCGGGGCGCCAGGACGGCGGCCACCGAGGCGGAGGCCACGGCCCGCGCGGACGACGGCGAGTAG
- a CDS encoding SseB family protein: MALKNIPDPGFADDDGSAAPALAAALAAYAGDRGTPREAAAEQAVVGALHTARLLVPVVALLGEAETGPDGLRRDKTSDMAVPTIQAPDGRRALPAFTSTASLARWRPDARPVAVPLARALQALAHEGADTLLVDLAGPVAYELTGPALRAAVLGPGRPEPLANAAVRAALRAAVAAQPGVVRAHLATGRPGSDGTLGLVVAPGADVETTGRALAAALAADEVLRAALVQGLDLALLPPDAAVPGPPLFGR, from the coding sequence GTGGCGCTCAAGAACATCCCGGACCCCGGTTTCGCCGACGACGACGGCTCGGCCGCCCCCGCGCTGGCCGCCGCGCTCGCCGCGTACGCCGGGGACCGCGGTACGCCGCGGGAGGCCGCCGCCGAGCAGGCCGTGGTCGGGGCGCTGCACACCGCCCGCCTCCTGGTGCCGGTCGTGGCGCTGCTGGGTGAGGCGGAGACCGGGCCCGACGGGCTGCGCCGGGACAAGACCAGCGACATGGCGGTGCCGACCATCCAGGCGCCGGACGGGCGGCGCGCGCTGCCCGCGTTCACCTCCACCGCGAGCCTGGCCCGCTGGCGGCCGGACGCCCGCCCGGTGGCCGTGCCGCTGGCGCGGGCCCTCCAGGCGCTGGCCCACGAAGGGGCCGACACGCTGCTGGTCGACCTTGCCGGGCCGGTCGCCTACGAGCTGACCGGCCCGGCGCTGCGGGCCGCGGTGCTCGGCCCCGGCCGCCCCGAGCCGCTGGCAAACGCCGCGGTCCGCGCGGCGCTGCGGGCCGCGGTGGCCGCCCAGCCGGGCGTCGTCCGGGCCCACCTGGCCACCGGCCGGCCGGGCAGCGACGGCACACTCGGCCTGGTGGTGGCGCCCGGCGCCGACGTCGAGACCACCGGCCGGGCGCTGGCCGCCGCGCTCGCCGCCGACGAGGTGCTGCGGGCCGCCCTCGTCCAGGGCCTGGACCTGGCCCTGCTGCCGCCGGACGCGGCCGTTCCGGGACCGCCGCTGTTCGGCCGCTGA